Genomic DNA from Fusarium keratoplasticum isolate Fu6.1 chromosome 2, whole genome shotgun sequence:
GTGCTGATTATACCAACCACAAATGGCAGGATAAGAGGTATCAGTCGGTACTCAGGCTGAATATCGTACATAATTAGACCAAGGTCAGTCTGGTCTGTAGAAGAAGACTCACCTCTGTGACCCCCTTGTTTCTCTTGCTCAAGGTTTTCACGACATAGTCGCTTAGATACCCCTGGGCAGGGACGACAACCATCGATACGACTACCTGTCCTGCAAAGACAAACCCTAAATACTCGACTTTGAACTCGTACGGCGGTTGAAGAAGTACGCCAGCAAACACGGCGCCAAAGATGACGAAAATACCCAAGAACGCGCCGCTGCAGAGAACAAGCCATAGGATGTTGGGGAATAGAATCACTTGTATCATTTGCTTCCAGCAGTCGATCGCGTCTTGCCAGCGAGGTTTGTTGTGGAACAGGGCCACATCGTAAGCGAAAGTCCGAGCAGGGTAGTTCTCGTAGTCGATTGGGGGACGCCGACTGGCCGTAACAGTCGCATGCTCGGCAGCATTCTCCCCAGGCTTGGAGCTGCCATCAGTAGGACTGACTATAGACAAGTTAGAGGGATTAGAATTCATGGTGGATTGATACTATTTGTCTGAGTTGAGCTCAACTTACTGATTGAAGCCTTTGATCGAGCGAAGCGAGTCTCGGGAACGATAATGGCAGCTGACACAAGGCACAAAccgttgatgatgccaaAAATGCCGTACCACCAGCGCCAACCAAGATTGGCGGCAAGATAAGAACTGGCAACAGTAAGGCACGCTGTACCCAGGACCTGAGCCGCGCAAAACCAAGCAATCTTGGAGCCTCTTTCATGTAGGTAATATACCTCCTAATATTGAGGAAGCGCCGTCGTCAGCCTATCTTCATCGACGACAGCTTTCGCAAGTACTCACTTGTACCATGATGGGGCAAAGAGCTTCGGCTTGTCCAGCTGCCAGACTCATGATGTTACGACCGGCAATGTGCGACGTTAAGCTTTTGCTGAAGGCACACCAGATACAGCAAGCAACGAGCAGCACAAGGGAAAACAGGTAGATAGGCCGGCGACCAACAGCGTGCGCTACTGGAACAAAAATGAAGTTACCGATGCCAATAAAAAGGGCAGGGTAAGTGACCAGGTCGTGGGTCCGAGGATCACCACCGTAGCTGGCTTGAACTTGGGGCAAGATTGCGCCGAAGGAAGATGCCATGAGGGTGGCAGTAGCTGCAAAGACAGAGACGTTGACAACGAGTACAATCTTGCGCCACGACGGAAGATTGAGAGGATCGCGAGGGTC
This window encodes:
- a CDS encoding MFS domain-containing protein, whose protein sequence is MASGMDPDKPISTCHVEDTAPAAESTDHRPAPGTIKLFEDDGEVILIPTPTTDPRDPLNLPSWRKIVLVVNVSVFAATATLMASSFGAILPQVQASYGGDPRTHDLVTYPALFIGIGNFIFVPVAHAVGRRPIYLFSLVLLVACCIWCAFSKSLTSHIAGRNIMSLAAGQAEALCPIMVQEVYYLHERGSKIAWFCAAQVLGTACLTVASSYLAANLGWRWWYGIFGIINGLCLVSAAIIVPETRFARSKASIISPTDGSSKPGENAAEHATVTASRRPPIDYENYPARTFAYDVALFHNKPRWQDAIDCWKQMIQVILFPNILWLVLCSGAFLGIFVIFGAVFAGVLLQPPYEFKVEYLGFVFAGQVVVSMVVVPAQGYLSDYVVKTLSKRNKGVTEPEYRLIPLILPFVVGIISTVIFGQACKHPYDWHWSAIVVTFNSEFFGFVGIVVASFTFAIDSYPARSDAILVVLCFARGVISFGLSYGSLEFIERVGYDGAFNICAIILGVLGILGIPVYIFGKKVRQMTQPWATGKSQ